A DNA window from Haliovirga abyssi contains the following coding sequences:
- a CDS encoding hybrid sensor histidine kinase/response regulator has protein sequence MEEDTIKNLYKLLEKRENEVELVDESDKLVYVNRKVVNLTKYTKDEFFGKNPNILKSGKHSKEFYEKLWNRVLEGESWEGFFINKKKDGRLFYEKAIIVPFLDEKGKVREFLKIGNQIKKEEYSEKKLKWIVEKIDDVFVDISNAMILVCGDKISSFNVLAKKLSENNNGNLKIEDIFDWKSSLEFENSIYKNLDFNEFKNILLKCIKDNIDFVTKLKDGTWVEVTSYKINCKDVNLLILKNIDARRKKEEKNLSYRIGLENEIEVRDKFVRTITHEIRSPLSVILGYSENIMKENRDIKGVKEIYQTSKYLLELVNNILDFSKFSSGKIILEKIDFDIYELVSSVKSMVLAEITRKKLKLKLVVDNDVPRLLNGAEYRIRQILLNLISNSIKFTKEGFVDVEIYYKENKLIIVEKDSGVGIPKGKQKAIFDPFVQADESVERKYGGTGLGLSIVKEIVMAMGGTIVLESERNKGCKFTLKIPIEKSEKSENILEIENWIENMGGDYESRELMMSAIESLEKRDKKLKEAIKNKKIEKIKFITHKLKGVSGNFGFIKLEKISKEINDEVKKEKFDFEKIDKLFLELNKNIEEISNYYEEGIEERNNLNGKVLVIEDDIFNNRLLKKVIEEKGLDVETAFNGKEGLNKILNEDYDLIFLDEKMPILDGIGLLNIIKERELKKDTYIILLTGNYFGGKEIENLKEKGVDEIIQKPLEIEALNYKLKTFFYVPNNIKNRLKELVKDLSREEFMTKEEFEEKLGFSDLNNLIFRKLISNWKENESYLKTEVVLNNLLDFFLQNKDK, from the coding sequence ATGGAGGAAGATACAATAAAAAATTTATACAAGTTACTAGAGAAAAGAGAAAATGAAGTAGAGTTAGTAGATGAATCAGATAAATTAGTATATGTAAATAGAAAAGTGGTTAATTTAACAAAATATACAAAAGATGAATTTTTTGGAAAAAATCCTAATATTTTAAAATCTGGGAAACATAGCAAAGAATTTTATGAGAAGTTATGGAATAGAGTGTTGGAAGGAGAGAGTTGGGAAGGTTTTTTTATTAATAAGAAAAAAGATGGAAGATTATTTTATGAAAAAGCAATAATAGTACCATTTTTAGATGAGAAAGGGAAAGTAAGAGAGTTTTTAAAAATAGGAAATCAAATAAAAAAAGAGGAGTATTCTGAAAAAAAATTAAAATGGATAGTTGAAAAAATAGATGATGTTTTTGTGGATATATCAAATGCAATGATTTTAGTTTGTGGGGATAAAATAAGTTCATTCAATGTTTTAGCAAAAAAATTGTCAGAAAATAATAATGGAAATTTAAAGATAGAAGACATTTTCGATTGGAAAAGTTCTTTAGAATTTGAAAATTCAATCTATAAAAATTTAGATTTTAATGAATTTAAAAATATATTGTTAAAGTGCATAAAAGATAATATTGATTTTGTAACAAAACTAAAAGATGGGACTTGGGTAGAGGTAACATCATACAAGATAAATTGTAAAGATGTAAATTTACTTATATTAAAAAATATAGATGCTAGAAGAAAAAAAGAAGAAAAAAATTTAAGTTATAGAATAGGATTAGAAAATGAAATTGAAGTAAGAGATAAATTTGTGAGAACTATAACTCATGAAATAAGATCTCCTTTAAGTGTGATTTTAGGATATTCTGAAAATATAATGAAAGAGAATAGAGATATAAAAGGGGTAAAAGAGATTTATCAAACAAGTAAATATTTATTGGAGTTAGTAAATAATATTTTAGATTTTTCTAAATTTAGTTCAGGTAAAATAATTTTAGAAAAAATAGATTTTGATATTTATGAATTAGTAAGTAGTGTAAAAAGTATGGTTTTAGCAGAAATAACAAGAAAAAAATTAAAATTAAAATTAGTAGTTGATAATGATGTGCCTAGATTGCTTAATGGAGCAGAATATAGAATTCGTCAAATATTATTAAATTTAATTAGTAATTCTATAAAATTTACAAAAGAAGGTTTTGTAGATGTTGAGATTTATTATAAAGAGAATAAATTAATAATAGTAGAAAAAGATAGTGGGGTTGGAATCCCTAAGGGGAAACAGAAAGCAATATTTGATCCATTTGTTCAAGCAGATGAATCAGTAGAAAGAAAATATGGAGGAACTGGATTAGGATTATCTATAGTAAAAGAGATAGTAATGGCAATGGGCGGAACTATAGTTTTAGAAAGTGAAAGAAATAAAGGGTGTAAGTTTACATTGAAAATACCAATTGAAAAATCAGAAAAAAGTGAAAATATATTAGAAATAGAAAATTGGATAGAAAATATGGGTGGAGATTATGAGAGTAGAGAACTTATGATGAGTGCAATAGAATCATTGGAAAAAAGAGATAAAAAATTGAAAGAAGCAATAAAAAATAAGAAAATAGAAAAGATAAAATTTATAACGCATAAATTGAAAGGTGTTTCTGGAAATTTTGGATTTATAAAATTAGAAAAAATATCAAAAGAGATAAATGATGAAGTGAAAAAAGAAAAATTTGATTTCGAAAAGATAGATAAGTTATTTTTGGAATTAAATAAAAATATAGAAGAAATTTCAAATTATTATGAAGAAGGAATTGAGGAGAGAAATAATTTAAATGGAAAAGTTTTAGTAATTGAAGATGATATTTTTAATAATAGATTATTAAAAAAAGTAATTGAAGAAAAAGGGTTGGATGTAGAGACAGCATTTAATGGTAAAGAGGGATTAAATAAAATATTAAATGAGGATTATGATTTAATATTTTTAGATGAGAAAATGCCAATATTAGATGGTATAGGATTGTTGAATATTATAAAAGAGAGAGAGCTAAAGAAAGATACATATATTATATTATTAACAGGAAATTATTTTGGTGGAAAAGAGATAGAAAATTTAAAAGAAAAAGGAGTAGATGAAATTATACAAAAACCATTAGAGATAGAGGCATTAAATTATAAATTAAAAACATTTTTTTATGTCCCAAATAATATTAAAAACAGGTTAAAAGAGTTGGTAAAAGATTTATCTAGAGAAGAGTTTATGACTAAAGAAGAATTTGAAGAAAAATTAGGCTTTTCAGATTTAAATAATTTGATATTTAGGAAGTTGATTAGCAATTGGAAAGAAAATGAATCGTATTTAAAAACAGAAGTAGTTTTAAATAATCTCTTAGATTTTTTCTTACAAAATAAGGATAAATAA
- a CDS encoding ATP phosphoribosyltransferase regulatory subunit, whose translation MALIPKGVKVYFGNSLKKKLWIENSIRDYFEKNYYNYIELPVYEYYDDIKENFSEDVQDEMFKFLDRDSGKILTLRPDMTSLLSKLIKLKKEKIKFPERIYYIGDVFRHHKIKSGVYREIAEAGVELIGGKDKDRSDLEIAVMAIELMKKLGLKNAKLEIGTVNLFKDICKKVNISNSDIKEIKKYLSGKDITSLSKIVKEKNYDEIILKLPSLIGKKDILKEVEGYDISEIEKLTTALDELGYENDYIIDLGIVRELEYYTGIVFNGLVEGYGDYILSGGRYDELMGEKAIGFVLKIDSIFELLEVKIKSELKGYYIYGSDYIKLMKKKKELLLKNEFVEISAGDLSESELKEYVKLKGFKYIYNIDTDEKISLEEDENDK comes from the coding sequence ATGGCATTAATACCAAAAGGAGTGAAAGTATACTTCGGAAATTCATTAAAAAAGAAACTTTGGATAGAAAATAGTATAAGAGATTATTTTGAAAAAAATTATTATAATTATATTGAATTACCAGTATATGAATATTATGATGATATAAAAGAAAATTTTTCTGAAGATGTTCAGGATGAGATGTTTAAATTTTTAGATAGGGATAGTGGGAAAATATTAACTTTAAGACCAGATATGACATCTTTGTTGTCAAAATTAATAAAATTAAAAAAAGAAAAGATTAAATTTCCTGAAAGAATTTATTATATAGGAGATGTATTTAGACATCATAAAATAAAATCTGGAGTTTATAGAGAAATAGCAGAAGCAGGAGTGGAATTAATCGGTGGAAAAGATAAAGACAGATCAGATTTAGAAATTGCAGTAATGGCTATTGAATTAATGAAAAAATTAGGTCTTAAAAATGCTAAATTAGAAATAGGAACTGTTAATTTATTTAAAGATATTTGTAAAAAGGTTAATATTTCTAATAGTGATATAAAAGAGATAAAAAAATATTTATCAGGGAAAGATATAACTTCTCTTTCTAAAATTGTTAAAGAGAAAAACTATGATGAAATAATATTAAAATTACCTAGCTTAATAGGAAAAAAAGATATTTTAAAAGAAGTAGAAGGGTATGATATTAGCGAAATAGAGAAATTAACAACTGCATTAGATGAATTAGGATATGAAAATGATTATATTATTGATTTAGGAATTGTAAGAGAGCTTGAGTATTACACAGGAATAGTGTTTAATGGACTAGTAGAAGGGTATGGAGATTATATTTTAAGTGGTGGGCGATATGACGAGCTTATGGGAGAAAAAGCTATAGGCTTTGTATTAAAGATAGATTCTATATTTGAACTGTTAGAAGTTAAAATAAAATCTGAATTAAAAGGATATTATATTTATGGCTCAGACTACATAAAATTAATGAAAAAGAAAAAAGAGTTGTTGTTAAAAAATGAATTTGTAGAAATTTCAGCAGGAGATTTATCAGAAAGTGAATTAAAAGAATATGTAAAATTGAAGGGATTTAAATATATATATAATATTGACACTGATGAAAAAATAAGTTTGGAGGAAGATGAAAATGACAAATAA
- the hisG gene encoding ATP phosphoribosyltransferase, with translation MTNKLTIALPKGRLAELSMEYFAKLGITSSEMEKESRKLVFPSDCGNYEFILVRASDVPVYVEHGAADMGVVGKDTLLEYGSDVYEPKDLGFGYCRMCIAKAKDKDINLNFEEWGNLRVATKFENVAKDYFKKKGINAEIIKLYGSIELAPILGLSDVIVDIVSSGATLRENGLEEVVTLFESTARMIVNKASMKLYYDKVKKLI, from the coding sequence ATGACAAATAAATTAACCATTGCATTGCCAAAAGGCAGATTAGCGGAACTTTCTATGGAATATTTTGCTAAACTTGGGATAACATCTTCTGAAATGGAAAAAGAATCAAGAAAATTAGTGTTCCCAAGTGATTGCGGGAATTATGAATTTATTTTGGTAAGAGCTTCTGATGTTCCGGTATATGTAGAACACGGAGCTGCAGATATGGGAGTTGTGGGAAAAGATACATTATTAGAATATGGTTCTGATGTGTATGAGCCCAAGGATTTGGGATTTGGATATTGTAGAATGTGTATAGCTAAAGCAAAAGATAAAGATATTAATTTGAATTTTGAAGAATGGGGAAATTTAAGAGTTGCTACAAAATTTGAAAATGTAGCAAAAGATTATTTTAAGAAAAAAGGGATAAATGCAGAAATAATAAAACTATATGGGTCTATTGAATTAGCTCCAATATTAGGTTTGTCAGATGTAATTGTGGATATAGTATCTTCAGGTGCAACATTAAGAGAAAATGGATTAGAAGAAGTTGTTACATTATTTGAGTCGACAGCAAGAATGATAGTAAATAAAGCAAGTATGAAATTGTATTATGACAAAGTAAAAA